One Plectropomus leopardus isolate mb unplaced genomic scaffold, YSFRI_Pleo_2.0 unplaced_scaffold1377, whole genome shotgun sequence genomic window, CCGTCTCTCTTTCAGGGGGCGCTGGTTGCCTCTGGGCCGTCTTTTGGTTTACTTTAGTATCAGATGACCCTCGCACCCATCGTCGAATCAGCAAAGAGGAGAAAGATTACATCATAAACTCGATTGGACCGCAGGTGCAAATCAAACATTAACCAGCGTTTTATTTACTGTGATGTGCAGCTTGCATTTCTCAATCTTGCTCAACATTTTCTgatccaaaaaaaggaaatcctTGTGATtagtttggacattttttaaccctttgaaaccttagcaaattggcttgatttctttcaaaagcatggggagAGGGTGACAAGCAATTGAACAAGGAAtagccccaaaattagcaagaaatttgtaaaaaagttacaagaaaattactggaaaaaaagcttaaaaaaaacaattaaattgaaaaaataataaaaaaacaaacacagaaaaacaccaagaaaatgacatcaagaaagttaaaaaaattaatatataattaagagaattgaTCATACCTTATAatcccccagctaattttcataTAGTTTCAttgtcacattttctttatatttctttatttttctgctgtttgcatGACATTTATTCCAGCGTTGCTTATCTTgtgtttccctgtgtttttgaaagaaatcaagacatttttctcGGTGTCAGAGGTTTACGTGGTTGTCCTTCACACCTTTCCTCCATACCGGAGACTTTTTCTGCTTgcagtgttgtgttgtttttaaatttcctgtCGAGCTTCCTGTTTTCTTCGCTGTTCTCTCTTTCTTACTTTCTCTTCCCGTCAGCTTtccttttgttgtttcattGTAATAATACCATAAAGCATATATGGTAGGCCCTATTTTAATCAGTAGAACTGTCGGATAGtggtttcatttttactgttgaaatgacattttgacgtcagtgtttttccaactttttaaatttaattcgGGGCACAAAGACTCAGAATTAGGGTTGATAtggtcataaaaaaatgtaaaagtcatggaatttgcaaaaagcaattcccaggcctgaaaaagttatggaaaaactaaatataccttgagtgttttgaaataatcctggaattttgtttcataaacccgtataataacacatgatgtgttcaaggatcGTTGGAAATTTGAGaatccaacgataatttctgtctttacagtttctggctgtgatagttggcgtcattttggtgatttttttaaaagaaaacacaccttccaaacctgcatcaagttttctttaaaaatcaccaaaagctttttaaagcaaaaaaaaaaaataaaatccaaaaatgtcacagaaagaaaaagacaacaggTTTTCttagacaataaaataaaacactaaatacaatgacacacaataaaatgaatttaaaatacagccatttaagtTGTATGcccaaaacaaattatttaacatgctttcctttcataaataacaaacagcccccaagttatatttaaatatttaatatattgaATATTCTGATCTTGttctgaatttattatttttttaaataatgtaaattattataaatatatattttttgtttttaaattatggtatagtaatgaaaaagagcTGATACGGGGTAAAGATGGTAATCTCAGAGAATGTATTGTCCCATGAAAACTTGCCTCAAAGTCATTGACatttattggaaaaaatgtGAATCCTATAGAAAGCATCATAATTTAATATCACTCATATACTCTTAACATCATAATAAATCTACAGCTCTTTTGGGCCCAGGTGTGTTGCTATggacccaaaaaaaagcaattaaaatgaGAATATGTGACAGAATTGTCTTTCCTTTCTTGAACTTAAAATGAAGCCTCCCTGTCATTGCATgcatataatacatatataatgtacatattttaacattctCCCCAACGTTTTACCTTTTTCATTCAGTCATGTTATCACAGATGTATAACGTGCATTTCCTGCCATGtatgtgtggtgttttttgaaGATGTCGTCATTGATCTGCAGGGTACGGGTCACGGCTGGTCCGTGCCCGTTCTGCCGATGCTGCTGTCGGTCCCTCTGTGGGCCATCATCATCACCCAGATGTGTGCAAACTGGTCCTACTACACGCTGCTCACCTCCCTGCCCACCTACATGAACGTCGTCCTGCACTTTGACCTCAAATCGGTAACAAtaagcatattttttattactttaccCAGGTGTCTCAAAttattcttgtacttttattacttGCTTTACTTCTCTAAtctaatataatacaataaccCAATTCTCCTCTGTTCAGAACGGTCTCCTCTCCGCTCTGCCGTACTTCGGAGGCTGGTTGGTCTCAACGCTGTCCGGCGTCGCAGCGGACAGTCTGCTCGAGAGGAAGGTGTTCAGCATCGCTGTCGTACGCAAGCTCTTCACAGTCATAGGTAAAGAAACTTTTCCCCTCAGAGCCTCTTTGTTCATACCATGTACACCTGTGTATGTGCACCTTATTGTGGTGTGAGATGCCGGTT contains:
- the LOC121964039 gene encoding sialin-like, translating into MLLSVPLWAIIITQMCANWSYYTLLTSLPTYMNVVLHFDLKSNGLLSALPYFGGWLVSTLSGVAADSLLERKVFSIAVVRKLFTVI